A genomic segment from uncultured Desulfuromonas sp. encodes:
- a CDS encoding CinA family nicotinamide mononucleotide deamidase-related protein gives MRIAVVTIGDELLNGEVVDTNTAEIARALRCEGYVIDQAITLPDQPQLIATTLQQLNQDQCLTLVSGGLGPTRDDVTARAAAHAFHLTLALNDQALRQIEAFFKKSGRAFPPGNEKQALISHKAQIMENRCGTAPGFIITQNNCPAFFMPGVPHEMMAMLRQQVIPALRRLLPPTLFCGERILKVFGLPENDIERQLPATLFPESVSVAFRLEYPLVLVKLNTNGKLETELDQAEEIVRNRLRHHVVASGEETLPEVVHQLLCDAEVTLSLAESCTGGLIAKLLTDQPGSSAYLERGAVTYANSAKHDWLGISNELLLEKGAVSRECAQGMVTGIRQRARTDYAIAVTGIAGPGGGTAEKPCGTVFIALATPQRTEIKECHFSGDRQQVRIKTAYTALDWLRRTLSSD, from the coding sequence ATGAGAATTGCTGTCGTAACCATTGGCGATGAACTGCTTAACGGCGAAGTCGTCGACACCAACACAGCCGAGATCGCCCGCGCCCTGCGTTGCGAAGGCTACGTCATCGACCAGGCCATTACCTTGCCGGATCAGCCCCAGCTTATTGCGACAACCCTTCAGCAATTGAATCAGGACCAATGTCTTACTCTGGTCAGCGGCGGGCTCGGCCCAACCCGTGATGATGTTACCGCCCGAGCGGCAGCGCATGCGTTTCATCTTACGCTGGCATTGAACGATCAGGCGTTACGTCAAATTGAGGCTTTTTTTAAAAAGTCCGGGAGGGCCTTTCCGCCGGGCAATGAGAAACAGGCCCTGATTTCCCATAAAGCACAGATTATGGAAAACCGCTGTGGAACGGCACCGGGCTTCATTATCACCCAAAACAATTGCCCGGCCTTTTTTATGCCCGGTGTGCCGCACGAAATGATGGCCATGCTTCGGCAGCAGGTGATTCCGGCCCTGCGTCGTCTGCTCCCCCCCACCCTGTTTTGCGGTGAACGGATTCTCAAAGTCTTTGGCTTACCCGAAAACGACATTGAGCGCCAGTTGCCCGCAACCTTGTTCCCCGAGTCGGTGAGTGTTGCGTTTCGCCTGGAATATCCTTTGGTTTTAGTCAAGCTCAACACCAACGGCAAACTGGAAACAGAACTCGACCAAGCAGAAGAGATTGTCCGTAACCGCCTCAGGCATCATGTCGTCGCCTCGGGTGAGGAGACCTTGCCCGAGGTCGTCCACCAGTTGCTGTGTGATGCTGAGGTCACACTGTCTCTGGCGGAATCCTGCACGGGAGGGCTGATTGCAAAACTGCTCACCGATCAGCCAGGCAGCTCGGCTTATCTTGAACGCGGGGCCGTGACCTACGCCAATTCGGCGAAACACGACTGGCTGGGCATTTCCAATGAACTTTTGCTGGAAAAAGGAGCGGTAAGCCGGGAATGCGCGCAGGGCATGGTCACCGGCATTCGCCAACGTGCCCGTACGGATTATGCGATTGCTGTCACCGGCATTGCCGGACCCGGTGGCGGCACGGCAGAAAAGCCCTGTGGCACCGTCTTTATTGCTTTGGCGACACCACAGAGAACTGAGATTAAAGAGTGTCATTTCAGTGGTGATCGTCAACAGGTACGCATCAAAACGGCCTACACGGCTCTTGACTGGTTACGCCGTACCCTGAGTTCAGACTGA
- a CDS encoding YadA-like family protein, with the protein MKRFLFCAPFIISTLLGSFSTTTWADAVILDDLIVTGSTCIGEDCEPGEDFGSNTLILKEEDIRIEFQDTSATGSFPTQDWEMIINSCEDGGDDFFAISDGNDPDGYDFIVDPGTNSFHIMEDRIEVGTAADTRLLSNVADGIDATDAATVGQLQPVQDTLDALLDAGTNAGVVVNNLQTQADTMEASINNISSRLDTAETQGTNLSNRLDTIQQDLTTQGIALSSAQEDLATLDTTVSTLVAQSDATSTTLASQAATLEGLDTQVSANSEAISALQSTIGPFSATGDGEGDTASATGTGSTAVGAGASAHTRDTAIGYNATVTADGSVALGADSLVESENSVAVGADSQVSTNAAGGVAIGQNATVTDDASGSVAIGQDSVASEANTVSVGSVGSERRITSVADGVNDTDAVNLGQLRNVEAELSSHILQVDRKIKHLEQRLDQVGAVSSAFSALVPNPRDPSPTQISLGLGHYSGATALAAGVFHSPSDTILLNTGISTAFDTNTTAGRAGITFGW; encoded by the coding sequence GTGAAAAGGTTTCTATTCTGCGCGCCCTTTATCATCTCAACGCTGCTCGGCAGTTTCTCAACCACGACATGGGCAGATGCTGTAATCCTCGACGACCTCATCGTTACTGGAAGCACCTGCATCGGAGAAGACTGCGAGCCAGGCGAAGACTTCGGCTCCAATACGCTAATTTTAAAGGAAGAAGATATTCGCATTGAATTTCAAGACACCAGCGCCACCGGGTCATTCCCAACTCAGGACTGGGAAATGATCATCAACTCCTGCGAAGACGGTGGTGACGACTTTTTTGCCATCAGCGACGGCAACGACCCTGATGGCTATGATTTCATCGTGGATCCCGGCACAAACAGCTTCCATATCATGGAGGATCGCATTGAGGTCGGAACGGCTGCCGACACGCGCCTGTTGAGCAATGTCGCTGACGGCATTGATGCCACCGACGCAGCGACTGTCGGCCAACTCCAACCCGTTCAAGACACCCTCGATGCCCTCCTGGATGCGGGAACCAATGCCGGCGTTGTCGTCAACAATCTGCAAACCCAGGCAGACACGATGGAAGCATCCATTAACAATATTTCCTCCCGCCTTGATACGGCAGAAACCCAGGGAACCAATTTATCCAACCGACTCGACACCATCCAGCAAGACTTGACAACCCAGGGTATCGCCCTGAGTAGCGCTCAAGAGGATCTCGCCACACTCGATACAACGGTTTCCACCCTGGTCGCACAATCAGATGCCACATCGACAACCCTCGCCTCTCAGGCCGCAACCCTTGAAGGTCTTGACACCCAGGTCAGCGCCAACAGCGAGGCCATTTCAGCACTGCAATCAACCATTGGCCCCTTCAGTGCGACAGGTGACGGTGAAGGCGACACCGCCTCGGCAACCGGGACGGGCAGCACTGCCGTTGGCGCGGGTGCTTCCGCGCACACCAGAGACACGGCCATCGGCTACAACGCAACAGTCACGGCAGACGGTAGCGTCGCATTGGGTGCCGACAGTCTCGTTGAGTCTGAAAACAGTGTCGCTGTCGGTGCAGACAGTCAGGTTTCCACCAACGCCGCTGGCGGGGTTGCTATAGGCCAGAATGCCACGGTCACCGACGACGCCAGCGGTAGTGTCGCCATCGGACAAGATTCCGTCGCCAGCGAAGCCAACACGGTTTCGGTTGGTTCAGTCGGTAGCGAACGCCGCATCACCAGTGTCGCCGATGGCGTCAATGACACCGATGCCGTCAACCTTGGCCAACTGCGTAACGTAGAAGCTGAACTGAGCAGCCATATTCTGCAGGTTGACCGCAAAATCAAACACCTCGAACAACGCCTGGATCAGGTTGGCGCTGTTTCTTCCGCTTTTTCAGCACTGGTTCCCAATCCACGCGACCCCAGCCCGACCCAAATCTCTTTGGGGCTTGGCCATTACAGCGGAGCAACGGCGCTGGCCGCCGGTGTTTTCCATTCACCGTCTGATACCATCTTGCTCAATACGGGTATCAGCACTGCATTCGACACCAATACCACGGCCGGTCGGGCCGGAATCACCTTTGGTTGGTAG
- a CDS encoding YadA-like family protein, translating to MQRIGLLTVLLITCVLTASAWADHVITDNLIVTGKTGIGFDCSNGEVFDDTTLKLKENNLRILFDDTTVGATDWWIITNEAANGGANFFGISDHPVEEQLFYTLDEYIAATGDGNVLVDTTLVTFIGGSITSCTDFPTLNPTACPVGTTETNITHTVYYPVEAQDFWIDPSSNSFHITENTVFVGTEAAPRRLVNVSDGIEDNDVITVGQLTTAEDTLASVIALGNDPVAGADALATRLDEVESTIAPQEARLEGVESQLSTITAGVESAETTLADQGNQIDQLQSDVTALQSNLDNIAGDLATNSAAQEALATGIADTTTRATSNTEQISALATSAGAISATGNGTLVVSSTEGVGSTALGSGASARTRDTAVGYQATVTADGSVGVGADSFVESENSVALGADSHVAAETAGGVALGQAAQVSSGAGGAVAIGQQSVANEAQTVSVGSATNQRRITNVAAAQQDHDAVNFSQLMQLSNQFQNSLSQLVEQVGKADDRLDESGAMMMALSALLPNIRSQGTTQVSLGLGHYSGSNAIAGGIFHYLSDTVLLNAAISSAFSTDSTSLQTGVVISW from the coding sequence ATGCAAAGAATCGGACTCTTAACAGTACTTCTCATCACCTGCGTTTTGACAGCCTCTGCCTGGGCCGATCACGTCATTACGGACAACCTGATTGTTACAGGAAAAACCGGCATCGGCTTTGACTGCAGCAATGGTGAGGTGTTTGATGACACCACTTTGAAACTAAAAGAAAACAATCTGCGCATTCTGTTTGACGATACAACCGTCGGCGCGACAGACTGGTGGATCATCACCAATGAGGCAGCCAACGGCGGTGCCAACTTCTTCGGCATCAGTGATCACCCCGTTGAAGAGCAACTTTTTTATACCCTGGACGAATATATCGCCGCAACAGGCGATGGTAACGTGCTCGTTGACACTACACTCGTCACATTCATTGGCGGAAGCATCACCAGTTGCACGGATTTTCCTACCCTCAATCCAACAGCATGCCCCGTCGGTACAACGGAGACAAATATAACGCACACTGTCTACTACCCTGTAGAAGCTCAGGATTTCTGGATTGACCCGTCCAGCAACAGTTTCCACATAACCGAAAACACTGTCTTTGTCGGTACAGAGGCGGCACCACGCCGTCTGGTCAATGTCAGTGATGGTATCGAAGACAACGACGTGATCACCGTTGGCCAACTTACGACGGCAGAAGACACCCTGGCTTCTGTCATTGCCCTCGGCAACGACCCCGTAGCGGGTGCAGACGCCCTGGCAACCCGGTTAGATGAGGTTGAAAGCACCATTGCTCCTCAGGAGGCGCGACTGGAGGGCGTTGAATCCCAACTGTCCACCATCACTGCCGGCGTTGAAAGCGCCGAAACAACCCTTGCCGACCAAGGCAACCAAATCGATCAGTTGCAATCCGATGTCACGGCGCTTCAATCAAACCTCGACAACATTGCTGGTGACCTTGCAACCAATAGCGCGGCCCAGGAAGCCCTGGCCACAGGAATCGCCGACACAACGACTCGTGCTACCAGCAACACAGAACAAATCTCAGCACTTGCAACATCTGCCGGTGCAATCTCCGCGACAGGCAACGGAACGCTTGTTGTGTCTTCTACAGAGGGTGTGGGCAGCACCGCTTTAGGCAGCGGCGCCTCGGCGCGCACGCGCGACACTGCGGTCGGCTACCAGGCAACGGTCACCGCAGATGGCAGCGTTGGCGTTGGCGCGGACAGCTTCGTAGAGTCTGAAAACAGTGTGGCATTGGGGGCAGATAGCCATGTTGCAGCAGAGACAGCTGGTGGTGTTGCCCTGGGACAAGCGGCGCAGGTTTCTTCCGGTGCCGGCGGAGCTGTCGCCATCGGCCAACAGTCTGTTGCCAACGAAGCACAGACTGTTTCTGTGGGATCAGCAACAAATCAACGGCGCATCACGAATGTCGCTGCAGCGCAACAGGACCACGATGCTGTCAACTTCTCTCAGCTGATGCAGTTATCCAATCAGTTCCAAAACAGCCTTTCCCAACTGGTCGAACAGGTCGGTAAGGCGGACGACCGACTGGATGAAAGTGGCGCAATGATGATGGCGCTCTCTGCCCTACTGCCCAACATTCGCTCTCAAGGCACGACACAAGTGTCACTCGGGCTGGGTCATTACAGCGGCTCAAATGCCATTGCTGGTGGCATATTTCACTACCTGTCTGATACCGTTCTGCTGAATGCTGCGATCAGCAGTGCTTTCAGTACTGACAGCACATCTCTGCAAACAGGTGTCGTTATCAGTTGGTAA
- a CDS encoding type IV toxin-antitoxin system AbiEi family antitoxin, with amino-acid sequence MPQPTSREKKLIQAIMEILHKRPGLDAEFIPDDTPPPFCGSLRLFGDWGSITRPVRLSWRISPQQAQLLVFQLDTLKHQQPILLADYIPESLSTQLQQHGIDFLDTIGNGFICAPPLFYEVSGRRKKAPKLPPNRSQQSTGAKILFQLLRDPQLCRQTYRIIAEQAQVALGAVGPVINELKAKNLIITTADRISMINDLTALRHLWETAYTSRLRPKLEVDRCKLSSPWKLDSLPLLIREQHLEDHVLIGGELAASFYCENVTPNRATLHLPQRTALKQMLQLRLTPCENGPITIIRQFANNLAFEQRSPEGLQLADPRLVRCELLLSEDPALGRIAEAIENLYLLDAEQQGDQFTPQP; translated from the coding sequence ATGCCTCAGCCGACGTCTCGTGAAAAAAAATTGATCCAGGCGATTATGGAAATTTTGCATAAACGCCCTGGTCTGGATGCTGAATTTATCCCGGATGACACACCGCCACCATTTTGCGGGTCACTACGCCTGTTTGGCGATTGGGGCAGTATTACCCGCCCGGTTCGCTTGTCATGGCGCATCAGTCCACAGCAGGCCCAGCTGTTGGTGTTCCAACTGGACACACTCAAACATCAGCAGCCCATCCTGTTGGCTGACTACATCCCGGAAAGCCTCTCCACGCAACTGCAACAGCACGGCATTGATTTTCTTGATACGATCGGCAACGGCTTCATCTGTGCCCCGCCCTTGTTTTACGAGGTCAGCGGACGCCGCAAAAAAGCGCCCAAGTTGCCGCCCAACCGCAGTCAACAGAGCACAGGAGCAAAAATCCTTTTTCAATTACTCCGTGACCCGCAACTGTGTCGACAGACCTATCGCATTATTGCCGAACAGGCTCAGGTCGCGCTGGGAGCTGTGGGACCGGTGATCAATGAACTCAAAGCCAAAAACCTCATCATCACCACGGCAGACCGCATCTCAATGATCAATGACTTGACCGCCCTGCGACACCTATGGGAAACAGCTTACACAAGTCGTCTTCGTCCCAAACTGGAGGTCGACCGTTGCAAACTAAGTTCCCCATGGAAACTGGACAGCCTCCCGCTGTTGATCCGTGAACAACATCTCGAAGACCATGTCCTGATCGGTGGAGAGCTGGCAGCCTCTTTTTATTGCGAAAACGTCACGCCAAACAGAGCCACGCTTCACTTGCCTCAGCGCACGGCGCTCAAGCAGATGTTGCAATTGCGCCTGACGCCATGTGAGAATGGGCCAATCACGATCATCCGCCAGTTTGCGAACAATCTTGCCTTTGAGCAACGCTCGCCGGAAGGATTGCAGTTGGCTGATCCACGTTTAGTCCGTTGTGAACTATTGCTCAGTGAAGACCCGGCGCTGGGGCGCATTGCCGAAGCCATTGAGAATCTTTACCTTCTTGACGCCGAACAGCAAGGCGATCAGTTCACACCTCAACCTTAG
- a CDS encoding GGDEF domain-containing protein, whose amino-acid sequence MKTREKIKMLIAVGFAICVLAAYCFWGYVHERKRLLAQIDEKLYAAAVAIPFVLEDDFHDRARDKHSISAAEDRRNIENLSKLNNRLGMKFLYTIVRDRHGTYLLTSSSALDEELQNGNEVRYYTAYPDVSTTLKQSFEESHINFSQRNEAYHALYVPVFSDRWGTYRSIFVPIQTASGNTYVLGTDLDISYVTTLLRNNTLKTVLSFIIFSLAILPIIYAYIRELKLKNREYQHVHGLYLDQSKRSITDPLTQLHNRLKLDEELDAAFGMFQSYNRPFSLIMADLDYFKAINDRYGHQVGDQVLQSISSLLQQHSRTADIVGRWGGEEFMIICRDTSTEGACHLAEKLRSEIEHYAASHGYQLTASFGIAAPQANQTIPELLHNVDEALYSAKRAGRNRAVLADNTLDSTPSFKRDQ is encoded by the coding sequence ATGAAGACACGCGAAAAAATAAAAATGCTGATAGCCGTTGGTTTTGCGATCTGCGTTTTAGCCGCGTATTGCTTCTGGGGTTATGTTCACGAGAGAAAACGCCTTTTGGCGCAGATTGATGAAAAACTTTATGCGGCTGCAGTTGCCATCCCCTTCGTTCTCGAAGATGACTTCCATGATCGCGCAAGGGATAAGCACAGCATCAGCGCGGCAGAGGATCGCCGCAACATTGAGAATCTGTCCAAACTTAACAACCGTCTCGGCATGAAATTTCTCTACACCATAGTGCGTGACCGTCACGGTACCTACCTGCTGACCAGTTCAAGTGCACTCGATGAAGAGCTGCAGAACGGTAATGAAGTACGCTATTACACCGCCTACCCTGATGTCAGCACGACATTGAAACAAAGTTTTGAGGAGTCACACATCAACTTCAGCCAGCGCAACGAAGCCTACCATGCGCTCTATGTGCCGGTGTTCAGTGACCGCTGGGGAACGTATCGCTCGATTTTCGTCCCGATACAAACGGCCTCTGGAAACACTTATGTCCTCGGCACTGACCTTGACATCTCGTACGTCACGACGCTCTTACGCAACAACACCTTAAAAACCGTCCTCAGTTTTATCATCTTCTCCCTCGCCATCTTGCCGATTATCTATGCCTACATCCGCGAACTAAAGCTGAAAAACCGTGAGTACCAACATGTTCATGGTCTGTATCTCGACCAATCCAAACGCTCCATCACAGACCCATTAACCCAACTCCACAACCGGCTCAAACTTGATGAAGAGCTGGACGCCGCTTTCGGCATGTTTCAAAGTTACAATCGTCCATTTTCTCTCATTATGGCGGACCTTGATTACTTTAAAGCGATTAACGACCGATACGGTCACCAGGTGGGAGACCAGGTTTTGCAAAGTATTTCTTCATTGTTGCAACAACACTCCAGAACAGCAGACATTGTCGGTCGTTGGGGCGGCGAAGAGTTCATGATTATCTGTCGCGACACCAGCACCGAGGGGGCATGTCATCTCGCCGAAAAACTACGCTCTGAAATTGAGCATTATGCGGCCAGTCACGGCTATCAGCTCACAGCCAGTTTTGGCATTGCAGCTCCCCAGGCCAACCAGACCATTCCTGAACTCCTGCACAATGTCGATGAAGCGCTGTATTCAGCCAAACGGGCGGGGAGAAATCGAGCTGTGCTCGCAGATAACACTCTCGACTCAACACCCTCTTTCAAGAGGGACCAGTAA
- a CDS encoding single-stranded DNA-binding protein, which translates to MSVNKVILVGNLGKDPELRYTPSGAAVVNFSLATSETYKDRDGNRQTKTEWHNIVAWRQLAEICGKYLHKGKQVYIEGSLQTRKWQDRDGNDRYTTEILANQMQMLGRSDENGGGGYQNDYDSNPSQQYGGQPQQGYNSSPAQPQQQRPQQQRPQQQRPAPVYEEPVFNPDDEIPF; encoded by the coding sequence ATGTCGGTAAACAAGGTGATTCTGGTCGGTAATCTCGGTAAAGATCCTGAATTGCGTTACACCCCTTCGGGAGCCGCAGTGGTCAACTTCTCACTGGCCACCAGCGAAACCTATAAAGACCGCGACGGCAATCGCCAGACCAAAACCGAGTGGCATAACATTGTGGCTTGGCGACAACTGGCTGAGATTTGCGGGAAATATTTGCATAAAGGAAAACAGGTCTATATTGAGGGATCACTGCAAACCCGCAAATGGCAGGACCGTGACGGCAATGATCGTTACACGACCGAAATCCTCGCCAACCAAATGCAGATGCTTGGCCGTTCGGACGAAAACGGTGGCGGTGGCTATCAGAACGACTATGACAGCAACCCCAGCCAGCAATATGGTGGGCAACCACAGCAAGGCTATAACAGCTCCCCAGCCCAACCGCAGCAACAACGGCCGCAACAGCAGCGCCCGCAGCAACAACGTCCTGCGCCGGTTTACGAAGAACCGGTCTTCAATCCGGATGATGAAATCCCATTCTAG
- a CDS encoding phosphatidylglycerophosphatase A, with protein MKFVVLFLASNAGLGYAPVASGTFGTLMGIPFFWLLSRLEQQEFVLAWVFILLVSFWSAHRAGEIYGVVDDGRIVIDELIGYLTAIALMPFSWTTAIVAFFLFRLFDIVKLWPANWFDNNVKNGLGVVLDDVVAGAYAWISLYALMHFFPNLF; from the coding sequence ATGAAGTTTGTTGTTTTGTTTCTCGCTTCCAATGCCGGCCTCGGATACGCTCCTGTCGCTTCGGGTACGTTCGGAACCCTGATGGGGATCCCTTTTTTCTGGCTGCTCTCCCGATTGGAACAACAGGAATTTGTCCTGGCCTGGGTGTTTATTTTACTGGTTTCATTTTGGAGCGCCCACCGGGCAGGTGAGATATACGGCGTGGTCGATGACGGTCGCATTGTCATTGACGAACTGATCGGTTATTTGACCGCGATTGCCCTGATGCCGTTCAGTTGGACAACGGCTATCGTTGCCTTCTTTCTGTTCCGGCTCTTCGACATCGTCAAACTGTGGCCAGCGAACTGGTTTGACAACAACGTTAAAAACGGGCTCGGAGTGGTTCTCGACGATGTTGTGGCGGGTGCCTATGCCTGGATAAGTCTCTACGCCCTGATGCACTTTTTTCCAAACCTCTTTTAA
- a CDS encoding DUF1499 domain-containing protein — translation MNQHKTLARLSLLFLTGMVWSCAGTPPENLGVNNGHLRTCPDSPNCVNSQSPEKDERHGIAPLTYATTQQQAHHALLTLLKEWPRVSIVAQRDDYIRCECASALMGFVDDVEFYFSAPGRIDVRSASRLGHSDFGVNRKRIEMMRQKFNPAAE, via the coding sequence ATGAACCAACATAAAACCCTGGCACGCCTTTCTCTGCTTTTTCTTACCGGCATGGTCTGGAGCTGCGCAGGCACTCCTCCCGAAAACCTCGGTGTGAACAATGGGCACCTGCGCACCTGCCCCGATTCTCCCAACTGCGTCAACAGCCAGAGTCCCGAGAAAGATGAGCGTCATGGCATTGCACCTTTGACCTATGCAACAACACAACAACAAGCCCACCACGCTCTTTTAACCCTACTTAAAGAGTGGCCACGCGTCTCGATTGTCGCGCAACGTGACGACTACATCCGCTGTGAATGTGCCAGTGCGCTGATGGGGTTTGTCGATGACGTGGAGTTCTATTTTTCCGCACCGGGTCGTATTGATGTCCGCTCGGCATCCAGATTGGGGCACAGTGATTTTGGTGTCAATCGCAAGCGGATCGAAATGATGCGTCAAAAATTCAACCCTGCAGCAGAATAA
- a CDS encoding methyl-accepting chemotaxis protein produces the protein MQFKSIQLKIALLAGTCLLLCAAILVGYSLTATRNAQSFVDEKVSGLLDDTAKLRLEESAKIAALSIQQEFDVALNAARTMAQSFEMAKEMDADGRPLLALDRKAVNAILLNVLKHNESFNGTYSCWEPNAIDGNDNDFRNNQDGNNAKTGRFTPYWTRDDQGRVDVQALVEYDTDAVHPNGVPKGGWYRGPQANHKESVSGPLPYIVQGKKVWLATLSVPILKNGIFYGVAGTDYVLDFVQKLSVEVDHKLYDGKGEVAIVSNQGLIIAHSEQPQWIGQSFTVFNDDAASDLKIIQEGRIRVEQNSETGEVEAIAPIKLGETGKPWAVIIRIHSDVILAEAHALNQQLTEHADSNSHWLLLIGGAVTVVSIVLLWFFSASLVKPILRGVQLAKEIAEGRFTGRLHMTSRDEIGQLGQALDSMADSLQEKAELAEEIAHGNLNVDVHLSSEQDQLGLALQHTTDSLNDLLGQISLSVEQVASGSYQVSDSSQTLSQGATEQASSLEQVTSSMQQVAAQTEQNTEHAREASRLSEDAKKSAENGNGQMREMVAAMGDIYESGQNISKIIKVIDEIAFQTNLLALNAAVEAARAGQHGKGFAVVAEEVRNLAARSAKAAGETAELIEGSVSNTEKGTEIAEKTAQALDEIMNDVNKVSALVGDIAIAADEQAQGIGQINLGLGQIDQVTQQNTATAEESASASEELSAQAQQLKEMLARFTLRTDNGKKKALGHLVQREFAQIGMD, from the coding sequence ATGCAATTTAAGTCGATTCAACTGAAAATCGCTTTGTTAGCTGGAACCTGTCTGCTGTTATGTGCGGCCATTCTTGTCGGCTACAGTTTGACGGCAACGCGCAACGCCCAGTCCTTTGTTGATGAAAAGGTTTCCGGCCTGTTGGATGACACTGCCAAGCTGCGTTTGGAAGAATCGGCCAAAATTGCGGCTCTGAGTATTCAGCAGGAGTTTGATGTGGCATTGAATGCTGCTCGGACGATGGCGCAAAGTTTTGAAATGGCCAAAGAGATGGATGCTGATGGCCGTCCATTGCTTGCCCTTGATCGCAAAGCCGTGAATGCCATTCTGTTGAATGTTCTTAAACATAATGAAAGTTTTAACGGGACCTACAGTTGTTGGGAACCCAATGCCATTGATGGCAATGATAATGATTTTCGCAATAATCAGGATGGGAATAACGCGAAAACGGGTCGATTTACTCCCTATTGGACACGTGATGATCAGGGGAGAGTCGATGTGCAGGCTCTGGTGGAATATGATACGGATGCCGTGCATCCCAATGGGGTTCCCAAAGGGGGATGGTATCGAGGTCCTCAGGCAAATCATAAAGAAAGCGTTTCGGGCCCGTTGCCCTATATTGTTCAGGGTAAGAAGGTCTGGCTGGCAACGCTGTCGGTGCCAATTCTCAAGAATGGCATTTTCTACGGTGTCGCCGGAACCGATTATGTGCTTGATTTTGTGCAGAAACTGAGCGTTGAAGTTGATCACAAACTGTATGATGGCAAAGGTGAAGTGGCGATTGTCAGTAACCAGGGATTGATCATTGCTCACAGTGAGCAACCTCAATGGATTGGCCAGAGCTTTACCGTGTTCAATGATGATGCCGCCAGTGATCTGAAAATTATTCAGGAAGGGCGCATTCGGGTTGAGCAAAACAGTGAGACCGGTGAAGTCGAAGCGATTGCTCCGATCAAACTCGGCGAAACCGGCAAGCCGTGGGCCGTTATTATTCGAATTCATTCCGATGTGATTCTGGCTGAAGCACATGCCCTGAATCAGCAATTGACGGAACATGCTGACAGCAACAGTCATTGGCTGTTGCTGATCGGAGGAGCGGTCACGGTTGTTTCAATTGTTTTATTGTGGTTTTTTTCAGCCAGTCTGGTGAAACCGATCCTGCGTGGCGTGCAGTTAGCTAAAGAGATTGCTGAGGGTCGATTTACCGGTCGCCTGCATATGACGAGTCGCGATGAGATCGGTCAGTTGGGTCAGGCGTTGGACAGTATGGCGGACAGTTTGCAGGAAAAAGCTGAACTTGCCGAAGAAATTGCTCACGGAAATCTGAATGTCGATGTTCATTTGTCCTCTGAGCAGGATCAGCTTGGATTGGCTTTGCAACATACGACCGACAGTCTTAATGATTTGCTTGGGCAGATTTCTCTCAGTGTCGAGCAAGTGGCATCTGGAAGCTATCAGGTCTCTGATTCAAGCCAGACCCTTTCCCAGGGGGCGACAGAGCAGGCCAGTTCTTTGGAGCAGGTGACCAGTTCCATGCAACAGGTTGCCGCCCAGACGGAACAGAACACGGAGCACGCCCGTGAAGCCAGCCGCTTGTCTGAAGATGCCAAGAAAAGTGCTGAAAATGGTAATGGCCAGATGAGAGAGATGGTTGCTGCCATGGGCGATATTTATGAGTCGGGTCAGAATATCTCGAAAATCATCAAGGTCATTGATGAAATTGCATTTCAAACGAACCTGTTGGCATTGAATGCCGCTGTTGAAGCGGCTCGCGCCGGTCAGCATGGCAAAGGATTTGCCGTTGTCGCCGAAGAGGTGCGGAATCTTGCCGCGCGAAGTGCGAAAGCTGCCGGAGAAACGGCTGAATTGATTGAGGGTTCCGTATCGAACACGGAGAAGGGTACTGAAATCGCCGAGAAGACCGCCCAGGCTCTTGATGAGATCATGAATGATGTTAACAAGGTCAGTGCTCTGGTCGGGGATATTGCCATTGCTGCGGATGAGCAGGCACAGGGGATCGGCCAGATCAATCTGGGCTTGGGGCAGATCGACCAGGTCACCCAACAAAATACCGCAACCGCTGAAGAAAGTGCTTCGGCGTCGGAGGAATTGTCTGCTCAGGCCCAGCAGCTTAAAGAGATGCTGGCACGCTTCACATTGCGCACGGATAACGGGAAAAAGAAAGCGTTGGGCCACTTGGTGCAGCGCGAATTTGCCCAAATCGGTATGGATTGA